GACCTTCGGTGAAATCCTTTGGAAGGAACGCAGTTTCGACCTCATCGGCCAGATCGGGGTGATCTTTGCCGGAGTGCTGGCCGTGCTGGCGCTGTTCCGTTCGAGGAGCAAATCGTCGCAAGGGGATAAAGCATGAATAACTTCTGGATACTGAACATGGGCGCGGCGGCGCTATTGATCGGCATCGGCATCTACTGCCTGCTGACCATGAAAAACATGGTCAAGCTGCTGGTCGGCGTCGAGGTCATCGCCAAGGGCGTCACCTTGGCGCTGATTGCCACCGGCTGGACCAAGAACAACCTGCTGCTCGCCCAGAGTCTGGTCATCTCG
This DNA window, taken from Candidatus Aminicenantes bacterium, encodes the following:
- a CDS encoding NADH-quinone oxidoreductase subunit K: MNNFWILNMGAAALLIGIGIYCLLTMKNMVKLLVGVEVIAKGVTLALIATGWTKNNLLLAQSLVISVIVVDVAVIATALAIIISINRHTQSLDVRKLTKLKG